The Leguminivora glycinivorella isolate SPB_JAAS2020 chromosome 1, LegGlyc_1.1, whole genome shotgun sequence genome includes a region encoding these proteins:
- the LOC125226912 gene encoding protein diaphanous homolog 1-like has protein sequence MSSEQPTKMTTRRDVLIAKMQQLQKELKTANELNKKLLQEQEESEQEIERVVRTNTTLKNQLANQDIEYEDLQGQRDELQAIVNRFQQCQDIHELALQRVRDLQQQLEESESKHICKYCSGNPVPADNNMSIFAELNSFDVDLVLDSTVSSPIIETLDIKNSVQFEDHSDVRVTLKGNNKIKKYLKLNRFIKKSKLLLKRHTSLFKTVQSKCKSVSLSEELLNCQYQLDRTTEELNLRSDELKKLELKLIDLTNRDELSSKALQEYIAFMNNVLEPGSGYNLSFESPRPPTRPAAPSSPALRAVLAAPGSPALRALFASRPSPALEPSRDLHPVSSFGDPAPVPAQPPSSPPGVVERVPSRPSIAGPAPSPPALVSPASSPPSLATLALALLTYVSPAPAPPPLVSPPSPRLAPPSSPPPPAAAAACSPPPPRAARARAVLYSDEAGAGLGALLAERLHRRVINHCHPGATVARLVECISAGEFDRDSTLIVFVGNSLDCTKRDILNLSATLSALDRGEKILHSRRVIDNG, from the exons ATGTCTTCAGAACAACCTACCAAGATGACTACAAGGAGGGACGTCCTGATTGCCAAAATGCAACAATTACAGAAGGAGCTCAAAACAGCCAACGAGCTGAACAAAAAGCTCCTTCAAGAACAAGAAGAGAGTGAACAGGAGATTGAGCGTGTTGTAAGAACAAACACAACACTAAAAAATCAACTCGCCAACCAAGACATTGAGTATGAAGACTTGCAAGGGCAGCGCGATGAACTGCAGGCCATTGTCAACCGGTTCCAGCAATGCCAGGATATACACGAGCTGGCGTTACAACGCGTCCGGGACTTGCAACAGCAACTGGAGGAGTCGGAATCAAAACATATTTGCAAGTATTGCTCCGGCAACCCCGTGCCCGCTGACAATAATATGAGTATTTTTGCTGAATTAAATAGTTTTGATGTAGATTTAGTTCTTGATAGTACAGTGTCCTCTCCAATAATAGAAACTTTAGATATTAAAAATTCTGTGCAATTTGAGGACCACAGTGATGTTAGAGTTACATTGAAaggtaacaataaaattaaaaaatacttgaaATTGAACAGATTCATTAAGAAATCAAAGCTTTTGCTGAAACGTCATACTTCACTGTTTAAGACAGTGCAATCTAAATGTAAAAGTGTTTCCCTCAGCGAGGAACTTTTAAACTGTCAATATCAACTAGACAGGACAACTGAGGAGCTGAATCTCCGCTCcgatgaattaaaaaaattagaattaaagttgatAGACTTAACTAATAGGGATGAATTGTCAAGTAAAGCTTTACAGGAGTACATAGCCTTTATGAATAATGTTCTAGAACCGGGCAGCGGCTACAACCTGAGCTTCGAGTCACCACGGCCACCGACGCGCCCCGCCGCGCCGAGTTCGCCCGCGCTGCGTGCCGTCCTAGCCGCGCCGGGATCGCCCGCGCTGCGAGCGCTGTTCGCGTCGCGCCCGAGCCCCGCGCTCGAGCCCAGCAGAGACCTTCACCCCGTCTCGAGCTTCGGGGATCCTGCGCCAGTACCGGCTCAACCGCCATCGTCACCGCCGGGCGTCGTCGAGCGGGTTCCATCGCGACCGTCCATCGCCGGGCCGGCTCCATCGCCGCCGGCCCTCGTCTCGCCGGCCTCGTCGCCGCCCAGCCTAGCTACGCTGGCTCTGGCGCTGCTGACCTATGTCTCGCCCGCTCCGGCGCCGCCACCCCTCGTCTCGCCGCCGTCGCCCCGCCTCGCGCCGCCATCCTCCCCGCCGCCCCCGGCCGCCGCCGCGGCGTgctccccgccgccgccgcgcgccgcccgcgcccgcgccgtgcTGTACAGCGACGAGGCGGGCGCCGGGCTGGGCGCGCTGCTGGCGGAGCGCCTCCACCGGCGCGTCATCAACCACTGTCACCCGGGGGCCACCGTCGCTCGTTTGGTCGAGTGCATCTCTGCAGGCGAGTTTGACCGCGATTCGACGCTTATAGTTTTTGTAGGGAACAGTTTAGACTGTACTAAACGCGATATTTTAAATTTGTCCGCTACTCTGTCGGCGCTCGATCGGGGAGAG AAGATCCTGCATTCGCGGCGGGTCATTGATAATGGTTAA